Proteins encoded in a region of the Onychostoma macrolepis isolate SWU-2019 chromosome 20, ASM1243209v1, whole genome shotgun sequence genome:
- the cep43 gene encoding FGFR1 oncogene partner isoform X9 — translation MSATEEDTELRDLLIQNLENSGVLNKIKAELRAAVFLALEEQDKVENKTPLVNENLKKSLNTKDGRLVAGLITDFLQVFNLDFTLAVFQPEISTLNGLDSRETLSKELGISETEVNKNTPLLLELVKRGRHKDKTSVFTEGDRLIEKTFPKELLPRQIADARKKFDSHDKNRSGEINREAVIGIFADLFPQFSRNMLDSYITEEFRAKGKDTSNTVDFQDFLGMYKCFFIQCRSVVTSDSSDALYSSSKTTEDKIISSSASKIPRYKGFVKHSSAQEEKPNPKAGDRRPGEPLGSQENRGSVQVSEGLEEGLGDGKNLPTPLRRALELGLEDEDEGDSFFDDPLPKPQKTYGWREGLGSSLGKAFKADTQLKSAGGSSESSQKDHSSDKNGTSSSKDKGVKEFPVPNEKTASPLLEEYLDYDDDFNSHRSENSKSEVSIDEEIEVSIEGPDISDKLEETTQDVSVSQISLGADYMEDVA, via the exons ATGTCTGCAACGGAGGAGGACACGGAACTCAGAGATCTACTGATCCAAAACTTGGAAAACAGCGgtgttttgaataaaattaag GCAGAGCTACGGGCGGCTGTTTTTCTTGCCTTAGAAGAGCAGGACAAAGTTGAG AATAAAACGCCTCTTGTGAATGAAAACCTCAAAAAGTCCCTCAACACAAAGGATG GTCGCTTAGTCGCAGGTCTTATAACTGACTTCCTGCAAGTCTTCAATTTAGACTTCACCCTAGCAGTGTTTCAACCTGAAATTAGTACG CTCAATGGGCTTGACAGTCGTGAAACTCTTTCTAAAGAGCTTGGCATATCGGAAACGGAGGTGAATAAAAACACCCCTCTCCTGCTAGAGTTGGTGAAGAGGGGCCGGCATAAGGACAAGACCTCCGTTTTCACAGAG GGAGATCGGTTGATTGAGAAAACTTTTCCCAAG GAATTGTTGCCCCGTCAAATTGCTGATGCCCGCAAAAAATTTGACAGTCATGACAag AACAGAAGTGGTGAGATCAACAGAGAAGCCGTTATTGGCATTTTCGCTGATCTTTTTCCCCAGTTCAGCAG aaacatgCTGGACAGTTACATCACTGAGGAATTTAGAGCCAAAGGCAAGGACACAAGCAATA CTGTGGACTTTCAGGACTTCCTGGGAATGTACAAATGCTTTTTCATTCAGTGTCGCAGTGTG GTTACCAGTGACAGTAGTGATGCACTTTACTCCTCAAGTAAAACTACTGAAGATAAAATCATTTCGTCTTCCGCCAGCAAG ATACCCAGGTATAAAGGATTTGTTAAGCACAGTTCAGCACAGGAAGAAAAGCCTAACCCAAAG GCCGGAGACAGAAGACCTGGTGAACCACTGGGCTCTCAGGAGAACAGAGGGTCTGTTCAAGTGTCTGAAGGGTTAGAGGAGGGATTGGGTGATGGGAAAAACCTTCCCACCCCACTGAGGAGAGCACTGGAGCTTGGACTGGAGGATGAGGATGAAGGAGACTCGTTCTTTGATGATCCTCTTCCTAAACCTCAGAAGACCTATGGCTG GAGAGAAGGCTTGGGCAGCAGTTTAGGAAAAGCATTCAAGGCAGACACGCAGCTGAAGAGTGCGGGAGGATCTTCTGAGAGCAGCCAGAAAGATCATTCATCTGACAAAAACG GTACGTCTAGTTCTAAAGATAAGGGAGTAAAAGAGTTTCCTGTTCCAAATGAGAAAACCGCATCCCCTTTGCTTG aAGAATATCTTGACTATGACGATGACTTCAACAG TCATCGCTCTGAAAACTCAAAGAGTGAAGTGAGCATCGATGAGGAGATTGAGGTGTCGATAGAGGGGCCTGACATCAGCGATAAG cttgAAGAAACCACTCAGGATGTGAGCGTCTCGCAGATAAGTTTGGGTGCCGACTACATGGAAGATGTTGCTTGA
- the cep43 gene encoding FGFR1 oncogene partner isoform X7, whose amino-acid sequence MSATEEDTELRDLLIQNLENSGVLNKIKAELRAAVFLALEEQDKVENKTPLVNENLKKSLNTKDGRLVAGLITDFLQVFNLDFTLAVFQPEISTLNGLDSRETLSKELGISETEVNKNTPLLLELVKRGRHKDKTSVFTEGDRLIEKTFPKELLPRQIADARKKFDSHDKNRSGEINREAVIGIFADLFPQFSRNMLDSYITEEFRAKGKDTSNTVDFQDFLGMYKCFFIQCRSVVTSDSSDALYSSSKTTEDKIISSSASKIPRYKGFVKHSSAQEEKPNPKAGDRRPGEPLGSQENRGSVQVSEGLEEGLGDGKNLPTPLRRALELGLEDEDEGDSFFDDPLPKPQKTYGCGLTSADKPYSGQRHSEKSYSQKEVSSCPFSRREGLGSSLGKAFKADTQLKSAGGSSESSQKDHSSDKNGTSSSKDKGVKEFPVPNEKTASPLLEEYLDYDDDFNSHRSENSKSEVSIDEEIEVSIEGPDISDKLEETTQDVSVSQISLGADYMEDVA is encoded by the exons ATGTCTGCAACGGAGGAGGACACGGAACTCAGAGATCTACTGATCCAAAACTTGGAAAACAGCGgtgttttgaataaaattaag GCAGAGCTACGGGCGGCTGTTTTTCTTGCCTTAGAAGAGCAGGACAAAGTTGAG AATAAAACGCCTCTTGTGAATGAAAACCTCAAAAAGTCCCTCAACACAAAGGATG GTCGCTTAGTCGCAGGTCTTATAACTGACTTCCTGCAAGTCTTCAATTTAGACTTCACCCTAGCAGTGTTTCAACCTGAAATTAGTACG CTCAATGGGCTTGACAGTCGTGAAACTCTTTCTAAAGAGCTTGGCATATCGGAAACGGAGGTGAATAAAAACACCCCTCTCCTGCTAGAGTTGGTGAAGAGGGGCCGGCATAAGGACAAGACCTCCGTTTTCACAGAG GGAGATCGGTTGATTGAGAAAACTTTTCCCAAG GAATTGTTGCCCCGTCAAATTGCTGATGCCCGCAAAAAATTTGACAGTCATGACAag AACAGAAGTGGTGAGATCAACAGAGAAGCCGTTATTGGCATTTTCGCTGATCTTTTTCCCCAGTTCAGCAG aaacatgCTGGACAGTTACATCACTGAGGAATTTAGAGCCAAAGGCAAGGACACAAGCAATA CTGTGGACTTTCAGGACTTCCTGGGAATGTACAAATGCTTTTTCATTCAGTGTCGCAGTGTG GTTACCAGTGACAGTAGTGATGCACTTTACTCCTCAAGTAAAACTACTGAAGATAAAATCATTTCGTCTTCCGCCAGCAAG ATACCCAGGTATAAAGGATTTGTTAAGCACAGTTCAGCACAGGAAGAAAAGCCTAACCCAAAG GCCGGAGACAGAAGACCTGGTGAACCACTGGGCTCTCAGGAGAACAGAGGGTCTGTTCAAGTGTCTGAAGGGTTAGAGGAGGGATTGGGTGATGGGAAAAACCTTCCCACCCCACTGAGGAGAGCACTGGAGCTTGGACTGGAGGATGAGGATGAAGGAGACTCGTTCTTTGATGATCCTCTTCCTAAACCTCAGAAGACCTATGGCTG TGGTTTAACTTCGGCAGATAAGCCTTATTCAGGGCAGAGGCATTCTGAAAAAAGCTATAGTCAGAAAGA AGTCTCATCCTGTCCGTTTTCCAGGAGAGAAGGCTTGGGCAGCAGTTTAGGAAAAGCATTCAAGGCAGACACGCAGCTGAAGAGTGCGGGAGGATCTTCTGAGAGCAGCCAGAAAGATCATTCATCTGACAAAAACG GTACGTCTAGTTCTAAAGATAAGGGAGTAAAAGAGTTTCCTGTTCCAAATGAGAAAACCGCATCCCCTTTGCTTG aAGAATATCTTGACTATGACGATGACTTCAACAG TCATCGCTCTGAAAACTCAAAGAGTGAAGTGAGCATCGATGAGGAGATTGAGGTGTCGATAGAGGGGCCTGACATCAGCGATAAG cttgAAGAAACCACTCAGGATGTGAGCGTCTCGCAGATAAGTTTGGGTGCCGACTACATGGAAGATGTTGCTTGA
- the cep43 gene encoding FGFR1 oncogene partner isoform X3, with amino-acid sequence MSATEEDTELRDLLIQNLENSGVLNKIKAELRAAVFLALEEQDKVENKTPLVNENLKKSLNTKDGRLVAGLITDFLQVFNLDFTLAVFQPEISTLNGLDSRETLSKELGISETEVNKNTPLLLELVKRGRHKDKTSVFTEGDRLIEKTFPKELLPRQIADARKKFDSHDKNRSGEINREAVIGIFADLFPQFSRNMLDSYITEEFRAKGKDTSNTVDFQDFLGMYKCFFIQCRSVVTSDSSDALYSSSKTTEDKIISSSASKAGDRRPGEPLGSQENRGSVQVSEGLEEGLGDGKNLPTPLRRALELGLEDEDEGDSFFDDPLPKPQKTYGCGLTSADKPYSGQRHSEKSYSQKDQHWQREGSLSGRSLSQMRRGTSLNDLSAIGSDKEGDGEDMLSDCDNRPSPDSEPRVSSCPFSRREGLGSSLGKAFKADTQLKSAGGSSESSQKDHSSDKNGTSSSKDKGVKEFPVPNEKTASPLLEEYLDYDDDFNSHRSENSKSEVSIDEEIEVSIEGPDISDKLEETTQDVSVSQISLGADYMEDVA; translated from the exons ATGTCTGCAACGGAGGAGGACACGGAACTCAGAGATCTACTGATCCAAAACTTGGAAAACAGCGgtgttttgaataaaattaag GCAGAGCTACGGGCGGCTGTTTTTCTTGCCTTAGAAGAGCAGGACAAAGTTGAG AATAAAACGCCTCTTGTGAATGAAAACCTCAAAAAGTCCCTCAACACAAAGGATG GTCGCTTAGTCGCAGGTCTTATAACTGACTTCCTGCAAGTCTTCAATTTAGACTTCACCCTAGCAGTGTTTCAACCTGAAATTAGTACG CTCAATGGGCTTGACAGTCGTGAAACTCTTTCTAAAGAGCTTGGCATATCGGAAACGGAGGTGAATAAAAACACCCCTCTCCTGCTAGAGTTGGTGAAGAGGGGCCGGCATAAGGACAAGACCTCCGTTTTCACAGAG GGAGATCGGTTGATTGAGAAAACTTTTCCCAAG GAATTGTTGCCCCGTCAAATTGCTGATGCCCGCAAAAAATTTGACAGTCATGACAag AACAGAAGTGGTGAGATCAACAGAGAAGCCGTTATTGGCATTTTCGCTGATCTTTTTCCCCAGTTCAGCAG aaacatgCTGGACAGTTACATCACTGAGGAATTTAGAGCCAAAGGCAAGGACACAAGCAATA CTGTGGACTTTCAGGACTTCCTGGGAATGTACAAATGCTTTTTCATTCAGTGTCGCAGTGTG GTTACCAGTGACAGTAGTGATGCACTTTACTCCTCAAGTAAAACTACTGAAGATAAAATCATTTCGTCTTCCGCCAGCAAG GCCGGAGACAGAAGACCTGGTGAACCACTGGGCTCTCAGGAGAACAGAGGGTCTGTTCAAGTGTCTGAAGGGTTAGAGGAGGGATTGGGTGATGGGAAAAACCTTCCCACCCCACTGAGGAGAGCACTGGAGCTTGGACTGGAGGATGAGGATGAAGGAGACTCGTTCTTTGATGATCCTCTTCCTAAACCTCAGAAGACCTATGGCTG TGGTTTAACTTCGGCAGATAAGCCTTATTCAGGGCAGAGGCATTCTGAAAAAAGCTATAGTCAGAAAGA TCAGCACTGGCAGAGGGAAGGGAGCCTGTCAGGGCGATCCTTATCCCAAATGAGGAGGGGCACTAGCCTCAATGA CCTGTCTGCTATAGGCAGTGATAAAGAGGGAGATGGAGAGGACATGCTCTCTGACTGTGATAACAGGCCCAGCCCTGACTCTGAACCCAG AGTCTCATCCTGTCCGTTTTCCAGGAGAGAAGGCTTGGGCAGCAGTTTAGGAAAAGCATTCAAGGCAGACACGCAGCTGAAGAGTGCGGGAGGATCTTCTGAGAGCAGCCAGAAAGATCATTCATCTGACAAAAACG GTACGTCTAGTTCTAAAGATAAGGGAGTAAAAGAGTTTCCTGTTCCAAATGAGAAAACCGCATCCCCTTTGCTTG aAGAATATCTTGACTATGACGATGACTTCAACAG TCATCGCTCTGAAAACTCAAAGAGTGAAGTGAGCATCGATGAGGAGATTGAGGTGTCGATAGAGGGGCCTGACATCAGCGATAAG cttgAAGAAACCACTCAGGATGTGAGCGTCTCGCAGATAAGTTTGGGTGCCGACTACATGGAAGATGTTGCTTGA